A genomic region of Bdellovibrionales bacterium contains the following coding sequences:
- a CDS encoding ABC transporter permease: MKILWPSIRIVEFLGGTFLLARQTFKEGFVGPTYPALIVEQIYLIGVKSLPLIIVVSASTGMVMALQFGIGLEKFGGELYVPNIVSVSIIRELGPVFASLMLAARVGAGITSEIGSMKVSQQIDAIRALGTSPIKKIVFPRVLACLISVPLVCVVANSVGVLGGLVVGTIDLGIEPNFYFNKIVSTVGFSDYISGLGKTVFFALFISIPACYYCLRAKGGTQGVGQATTKSVVTSSIFIVVGDFFLTKLFYLIERWIG; the protein is encoded by the coding sequence ATGAAAATCCTTTGGCCCAGCATTCGCATTGTTGAGTTTCTTGGCGGAACATTTCTCCTTGCCCGCCAAACTTTCAAGGAAGGCTTCGTAGGTCCAACTTATCCGGCACTCATTGTTGAACAAATATATTTGATAGGTGTAAAATCACTCCCGTTGATCATCGTCGTCTCAGCCAGCACGGGAATGGTCATGGCGCTTCAATTTGGTATTGGCCTTGAAAAATTTGGTGGTGAGCTCTATGTTCCAAATATTGTTTCTGTCTCGATAATTCGGGAACTAGGGCCAGTGTTTGCATCTCTCATGCTCGCAGCACGAGTTGGAGCTGGAATCACAAGCGAAATTGGCTCAATGAAGGTGAGCCAGCAAATTGATGCAATCAGAGCGCTCGGAACATCACCCATCAAAAAAATTGTTTTCCCTCGAGTGCTCGCGTGCCTGATTTCAGTCCCTCTCGTCTGCGTCGTTGCAAATTCAGTCGGAGTCCTTGGCGGACTCGTCGTTGGTACTATTGATTTAGGAATTGAGCCCAATTTCTATTTCAACAAAATAGTCTCGACGGTTGGATTTTCGGACTATATTTCTGGGCTTGGAAAAACGGTTTTTTTTGCGCTCTTTATTTCTATTCCTGCATGTTACTACTGTTTGAGGGCTAAGGGTGGGACTCAAGGAGTTGGACAGGCGACAACCAAGTCCGTGGTAACTTCTTCAATTTTTATTGTTGTGGGTGACTTCTTTCTCACCAAGTTATTTTATCTCATTGAAAGGTGGATAGGGTGA
- a CDS encoding MCE family protein: MESLGKNEIRVGLFVAGSLALLLTSILLLGGDKYLFRDTYQLRTKMNHVQGLVEGSVVSLSGINIGVVKKMNFTSDSKLDLNLHLDRDFSDRITENSVASIRTQGALGDKYIYIEPGPAGKRPLKDGEYITADLSGDIFDLIKEKGSELGHLVDVIREVHILLKGLNDENRAAVLMSNMVSSSENLNKLLLDARGAIQDIRGDKSEKGGIKLAVNYLVNILEKVDSGKGTLGEIINNPSIHERLISLLGDSPRNKFLKPLIRESVAPKSSEP; the protein is encoded by the coding sequence ATGGAGTCTTTAGGAAAAAATGAAATTCGCGTTGGCTTATTTGTGGCGGGAAGTCTGGCCCTTCTTCTGACTTCCATTTTACTTTTAGGTGGAGATAAGTATTTGTTTCGGGATACTTACCAGCTGCGAACAAAAATGAATCATGTCCAAGGCTTAGTCGAAGGCAGCGTGGTCAGTTTGTCCGGAATCAATATTGGCGTGGTGAAGAAAATGAATTTCACTTCCGATTCAAAATTGGATTTAAACTTACACCTCGACAGAGATTTCTCCGATCGCATTACCGAAAACTCCGTTGCTTCAATTAGAACTCAGGGAGCACTTGGCGACAAATATATTTACATCGAACCTGGTCCTGCAGGTAAACGACCCCTTAAAGATGGCGAATACATAACCGCTGATCTTTCGGGCGATATTTTTGATCTCATAAAGGAGAAAGGCAGCGAACTAGGGCACCTCGTTGACGTCATAAGGGAAGTTCACATTCTACTAAAGGGACTCAACGACGAAAATCGCGCGGCCGTCCTTATGTCTAATATGGTCTCATCGAGTGAGAATCTGAATAAGCTTCTTCTCGACGCACGGGGGGCCATCCAAGATATTCGTGGTGATAAGAGCGAAAAGGGAGGAATCAAGCTTGCCGTAAATTATTTGGTAAACATCCTCGAAAAAGTCGATTCGGGTAAAGGGACGCTCGGTGAGATCATCAACAATCCTTCGATTCATGAGCGACTGATTTCATTATTGGGCGATTCTCCCCGAAATAAGTTTTTAAAGCCGCTTATTCGTGAAAGTGTCGCTCCGAAAAGTAGCGAGCCCTAA
- a CDS encoding ATP-binding cassette domain-containing protein, with protein sequence MISVRKFRKSFDRKIIHRGVTFDVNEGECLGLVGGSGSGKSVILRSLIGLEKPDAGEIFINQENIVPFSEQELLPIRKKVAYVFQNGALFDSMTVYDNLAYPLRAHTSMSKVEIRDRIDEQLEEFGLSGTENLYPAELSGGMQKRVGLARAIVNRPSIVLYDEPTAGLDPFNTKKLQEMILRLKQRGVTSIFVTHDMPSAFVVCDRIALLLNGEIITTGTIEEMKSDPEGILQRFINGSFAY encoded by the coding sequence GTGATTAGCGTAAGAAAATTTCGCAAGTCATTTGATCGAAAAATAATCCATCGAGGAGTTACTTTTGACGTCAATGAAGGAGAATGCCTCGGATTGGTCGGCGGTTCTGGTTCGGGAAAAAGTGTCATTTTAAGAAGCCTCATTGGCCTAGAGAAGCCGGATGCGGGTGAAATTTTCATCAATCAGGAGAATATCGTACCGTTCAGTGAGCAAGAGCTTTTGCCAATCAGAAAAAAAGTGGCATACGTGTTCCAAAATGGAGCTCTCTTTGATTCGATGACTGTTTACGACAACCTTGCTTATCCCCTTCGGGCCCACACAAGCATGAGTAAAGTGGAAATTCGAGACCGGATAGACGAGCAACTCGAGGAATTTGGCTTGTCTGGAACGGAAAATCTTTATCCGGCGGAGCTCTCTGGAGGCATGCAAAAACGAGTGGGACTTGCAAGAGCCATTGTCAATCGCCCCTCTATTGTGCTCTACGATGAACCAACAGCAGGTCTCGACCCCTTTAACACCAAAAAGCTTCAGGAGATGATTCTGCGGCTCAAGCAAAGAGGAGTCACCTCTATCTTTGTAACCCACGATATGCCCAGTGCTTTCGTTGTTTGCGATCGAATTGCCTTGTTATTGAATGGCGAAATTATCACTACTGGAACAATAGAGGAAATGAAGTCCGATCCCGAGGGAATTCTACAAAGATTTATTAACGGATCTTTTGCTTATTAG
- the fliE gene encoding flagellar hook-basal body complex protein FliE, translated as MDGLTISNAENLLHTGRTLSEQRTTKINQEAGIPSDPSQKTFAETLKSAVQSVNTLQKDADVAMQKLATGESKNIPEVMIATEKADIALKLMMQVRNKIIDAYHEVMKMQV; from the coding sequence ATGGATGGTTTGACCATAAGCAATGCCGAGAATCTACTGCACACGGGTCGGACACTCAGCGAGCAGAGGACAACAAAAATAAACCAGGAAGCTGGAATTCCAAGTGACCCAAGCCAGAAAACCTTCGCGGAAACCCTGAAATCGGCAGTTCAGTCAGTCAATACCTTACAAAAAGACGCAGATGTGGCGATGCAAAAATTAGCAACTGGCGAATCGAAAAATATTCCGGAAGTGATGATTGCCACCGAAAAGGCAGATATTGCCTTAAAGTTGATGATGCAAGTGAGAAATAAGATTATTGATGCGTATCATGAAGTGATGAAAATGCAAGTTTAA
- the flgC gene encoding flagellar basal body rod protein FlgC has product MDFSNSMNVSASGLTAQRMRMNTISSNIANINTTKTPEGGPYRRKDVVFESMPETRNFGEIVTSLPDRNIQRVQVTDVTVDRKAPVLKYEPDHPDANDQGYVAYPNINLMEEMANMIQATRSYEANVSAMQASKDMAISALEIGR; this is encoded by the coding sequence ATGGATTTTTCTAATTCAATGAACGTCTCGGCCAGTGGACTGACGGCGCAAAGAATGAGAATGAACACGATCTCATCAAATATCGCCAATATCAATACAACAAAAACTCCCGAAGGGGGGCCATATCGACGAAAGGACGTTGTTTTCGAGTCGATGCCTGAGACCAGAAACTTTGGTGAAATTGTCACGAGTCTGCCGGATCGAAATATTCAAAGAGTCCAGGTGACTGACGTGACTGTCGATCGGAAGGCCCCCGTTCTCAAATACGAACCAGATCACCCAGATGCCAATGATCAAGGCTACGTTGCCTATCCGAATATTAATCTCATGGAAGAAATGGCAAATATGATTCAAGCGACGCGATCATACGAGGCAAACGTCTCGGCTATGCAAGCGAGTAAAGACATGGCGATCAGCGCGCTGGAGATTGGTCGCTAA
- a CDS encoding tetratricopeptide repeat protein, whose protein sequence is MGRADYVKKSLQRSPAGSELLAAEQAGEKTSDQTKKTLTQTGGVFDGNDPDYNRFRVKEFEIKEDAIIASKQNIFIRFPMLQMSSSELPKLLENSPEYVIAPRNDDENKQARFLLTLFLKGRKAAFLKTYEYFNRKFPKSIYDEIVRNMAAEIHYSLYQDEKLTYHFQRAYDEYQYLLARYPDSPLAERTELILSYSVLERGEALTALQNLQRFLEKYPESPHTDPVRRAIGAVYVQLGKYEEATRTYENLGKTAKDKMFSNEATYRLGDVAFSRRDYKEAISLYQAALNSLPSFEKRFPNALYNMAESYFWTGDYRNSLEAYVNFLKYFPNHDHDGYAMTRVGELMEIMGVDQSRVMGGYLESYFRFHDSPGAGVARVRMLSQQMKGMKEKELKRAVDEMNEIAVKSSLPKMDEFINLMVSDGYYRRGEYERALGYLVSFYQSHPTSSSLPFFHKRILRNITDDLKKMAEEKRYMDVLGKFSKLSATWLKKPDRLDIPYFLGQAYEQAGVYNESEKIYSELLLNLQKIKGTQEEKERRVIEHLPQFDELYLRLSTNCLLQRDITKAHRYLKEIKNPEAFSAQSRIEWMGNLAKVAEEKGQTEEVVKYLLELIEAWKKSPEMLAPVYLKLAEMQIRQKQWPDAETTLNLIRAMKVQKMPVADDVWISALEKRGDVLYQQKKTIGAVEAYLELLDQFENRRPVAYVRYKVGSILYETGDIRAAEKVWGLLKDESGQIYKKLAAERLQQAEWQDSYKKYLNRIPAMSGVKGE, encoded by the coding sequence GTGGGGCGAGCGGACTACGTAAAGAAGAGTCTTCAGCGATCTCCTGCTGGGAGTGAATTGCTAGCCGCGGAGCAAGCGGGAGAAAAGACCTCCGATCAAACCAAAAAAACACTTACACAAACGGGCGGCGTTTTTGATGGAAATGATCCCGACTACAATCGATTTCGAGTAAAGGAATTTGAGATTAAAGAGGATGCGATAATAGCGAGCAAGCAAAATATCTTTATTAGATTTCCCATGCTGCAAATGTCGTCCAGCGAGTTACCAAAGCTTTTGGAAAATAGTCCTGAGTACGTCATTGCTCCACGAAATGACGATGAAAATAAGCAGGCCCGCTTTTTATTGACCCTATTCTTAAAGGGTCGAAAGGCTGCATTTCTTAAGACATACGAGTATTTCAATCGTAAGTTTCCGAAAAGCATCTATGACGAAATCGTGCGCAATATGGCTGCTGAGATACATTATTCCCTCTATCAGGATGAAAAATTGACTTATCACTTTCAGAGGGCCTATGACGAGTACCAATATCTTCTGGCAAGGTATCCGGATTCACCTTTGGCGGAGCGAACGGAACTCATTCTGAGTTATTCGGTTCTAGAACGGGGAGAAGCTCTCACGGCGCTTCAGAATCTTCAACGATTCTTAGAGAAATATCCAGAATCCCCACACACGGATCCAGTTAGACGCGCAATTGGTGCCGTCTATGTTCAGTTGGGAAAATATGAGGAAGCCACACGAACCTACGAAAATCTAGGGAAAACCGCCAAAGATAAGATGTTTTCAAATGAGGCGACCTATCGTTTAGGGGATGTCGCTTTTTCGCGGCGTGATTACAAAGAGGCCATTTCTCTGTATCAAGCGGCATTGAATTCTTTGCCGAGTTTTGAAAAGAGATTTCCAAATGCTCTCTATAATATGGCAGAAAGTTATTTTTGGACAGGAGACTATCGGAACAGTCTTGAAGCCTACGTCAATTTTCTCAAATATTTTCCAAACCACGATCACGATGGGTATGCGATGACCCGAGTTGGGGAACTCATGGAGATTATGGGAGTTGACCAAAGCAGAGTGATGGGTGGCTATCTAGAAAGTTACTTCAGATTTCATGATAGTCCAGGAGCTGGTGTGGCAAGAGTTAGAATGCTCAGTCAACAGATGAAGGGAATGAAGGAAAAGGAACTCAAACGTGCTGTTGATGAAATGAACGAGATCGCGGTCAAATCGTCGCTGCCTAAGATGGATGAATTCATAAATCTTATGGTTTCTGACGGATATTATCGTCGTGGAGAATATGAGAGAGCCCTCGGATACCTAGTGAGCTTCTATCAAAGTCATCCGACTTCGTCGAGCTTACCTTTCTTCCACAAGCGAATATTAAGGAATATCACTGATGACCTAAAAAAGATGGCTGAAGAAAAGAGATATATGGATGTGTTGGGAAAATTTTCTAAGCTTTCAGCGACTTGGTTGAAGAAGCCGGATCGGCTGGATATTCCCTATTTTCTTGGACAGGCCTATGAGCAGGCTGGCGTATACAATGAGTCAGAGAAGATTTATTCAGAGCTTCTCCTAAATCTGCAAAAGATAAAGGGTACTCAGGAAGAGAAAGAAAGGCGAGTCATAGAGCACCTTCCTCAGTTTGACGAGCTCTATTTGCGGCTTTCGACGAACTGCTTGCTCCAAAGAGATATCACCAAAGCGCATAGATATTTGAAAGAAATAAAAAATCCTGAAGCTTTTTCTGCGCAATCAAGAATTGAGTGGATGGGAAATTTGGCAAAAGTCGCCGAAGAAAAAGGGCAAACTGAGGAGGTCGTAAAATACCTGTTGGAGCTGATTGAGGCTTGGAAGAAATCTCCCGAAATGCTCGCCCCTGTTTACTTGAAGTTGGCTGAAATGCAGATTCGTCAAAAGCAGTGGCCTGATGCCGAGACTACTTTGAATCTCATTCGAGCGATGAAGGTCCAGAAGATGCCAGTGGCAGATGACGTGTGGATCTCAGCCTTAGAAAAGCGGGGAGATGTTCTGTATCAACAAAAAAAGACCATAGGAGCTGTGGAAGCGTACCTCGAGCTTTTGGATCAATTCGAAAACAGGCGTCCCGTTGCCTATGTTCGTTATAAAGTGGGATCGATACTCTATGAAACGGGAGATATACGGGCGGCCGAAAAGGTTTGGGGACTACTGAAGGATGAGAGTGGTCAGATCTATAAGAAGCTAGCCGCCGAACGGCTTCAGCAAGCGGAATGGCAAGATTCCTATAAGAAATATCTCAACAGAATTCCAGCTATGTCTGGTGTCAAAGGGGAGTAA
- the fliF gene encoding flagellar M-ring protein FliF gives MQKLFGQIVSQFKEFYQGLTPMKRMSLLAASVMVIISVSIVMAMLSGTHHVALFKNIPPDRLALILDKLQKNNIPFKLEEGGSTVLVPSDLLHSTQMAVMTEIGSSQVGQVGLELFEKQDFGVTSYAQRINYQRALQGELMRAINTLASVKQSKVILAIPPKKTFLEEGGQPSASVVLDLHPGKHLSPEQVRGITNLIGSAVESLDPDRITVLDSRGKLLSRKMGGEAGESSDLLDLKRKVEENLEERIEGILSKVLGSGKIVARVDATLNMKQSNMVEEKVDPEMTAVSSSAVEEELLDGSRTNPTGIPGSRANLPGAEETGEVGFKQNVRKEMKTTNFSVPKTVRNVKEAAGSIERITVAVLVDGIMVREKNEQGDLTDKYVARSADDLIKYETIVKNAIGFSAARGDSVKIENIAFQTEDFTESERLLTNLERKKLLHSLFKWSILSLSLALFFFIVIRPFMRWITDSFQETVEDMLPRTIEELEELQSVDNSLPGMSGALPIMNDSIDPNKAESELLKERILAHLEQDQEKAAGAFSLWLSKRDS, from the coding sequence TTGCAGAAACTGTTTGGCCAGATAGTCTCTCAGTTTAAAGAGTTTTATCAGGGACTGACTCCCATGAAAAGGATGTCCCTCCTTGCCGCATCGGTAATGGTGATCATTTCGGTTTCAATAGTTATGGCCATGCTTAGTGGAACGCACCATGTGGCTCTTTTTAAAAATATCCCTCCTGATCGTCTCGCTTTGATTTTAGATAAACTACAGAAGAACAATATTCCATTTAAGCTAGAGGAGGGAGGTTCGACCGTACTTGTGCCCTCAGATCTTTTGCACTCCACACAAATGGCGGTAATGACTGAAATTGGTAGTTCCCAGGTTGGTCAAGTGGGATTAGAGTTATTTGAAAAGCAGGACTTTGGAGTCACTTCCTATGCTCAACGGATAAATTATCAAAGGGCTCTTCAAGGTGAGCTCATGCGTGCCATCAATACGCTCGCTTCGGTTAAGCAATCAAAAGTGATCCTTGCGATTCCTCCCAAGAAAACATTTCTTGAAGAGGGAGGACAGCCGTCAGCTTCGGTTGTACTCGATCTTCATCCAGGAAAACATCTGAGCCCAGAACAAGTTCGAGGTATAACGAATTTGATTGGAAGTGCTGTAGAATCCCTGGATCCAGATAGAATCACGGTACTGGATTCTCGTGGCAAATTGTTATCCAGAAAGATGGGCGGCGAGGCCGGCGAATCTTCTGATCTGCTCGATCTGAAACGAAAGGTCGAAGAGAATCTAGAAGAACGTATCGAGGGGATATTGTCCAAGGTTCTTGGGTCAGGAAAAATAGTTGCCAGAGTTGATGCCACTCTCAATATGAAACAATCCAATATGGTAGAAGAGAAGGTCGATCCCGAAATGACTGCTGTCAGCAGTTCAGCTGTTGAGGAAGAACTATTGGATGGATCGCGAACAAACCCTACAGGAATACCCGGGTCTCGGGCGAATTTACCTGGTGCCGAGGAGACAGGTGAGGTGGGCTTTAAGCAAAACGTCCGTAAGGAGATGAAAACCACCAACTTTTCCGTACCAAAAACTGTAAGAAATGTAAAAGAGGCAGCAGGTAGCATTGAGCGGATTACAGTGGCCGTATTGGTGGACGGTATAATGGTTCGAGAAAAAAACGAACAAGGGGATTTAACTGACAAATATGTGGCTCGATCAGCAGATGATTTGATCAAATATGAGACGATCGTAAAAAATGCGATCGGTTTTTCTGCAGCAAGGGGAGATAGTGTTAAGATAGAGAACATAGCATTTCAGACAGAAGATTTTACAGAATCAGAAAGACTGTTAACGAATCTCGAAAGGAAGAAGTTATTACATTCCCTTTTCAAATGGTCGATTCTCAGCTTAAGTCTCGCGCTTTTCTTCTTTATCGTAATTAGACCATTTATGCGATGGATTACGGATTCCTTTCAGGAAACAGTGGAGGATATGTTGCCACGAACGATCGAAGAGCTGGAAGAACTACAGTCAGTCGATAATTCCCTGCCAGGAATGTCGGGAGCTCTTCCGATTATGAATGATTCAATAGATCCAAATAAGGCGGAGAGTGAATTGCTGAAAGAACGAATCCTGGCTCATTTGGAGCAGGATCAGGAAAAGGCAGCGGGAGCCTTTTCTTTATGGCTATCAAAGAGGGATTCTTAA
- a CDS encoding DUF721 domain-containing protein, which produces MKTKKNNHNNRLNTASDVLQSLLTEGKSGLVEGFQRWRLWRQWPQVVGSELAKTTNPVGYQGGTLIIWVDHPARIQDLHYVKDVLIQKVNDHLGRRWVYSLRFTTDRKSVPSIDGSDENVRAFLSKPFRPGEADRE; this is translated from the coding sequence ATGAAAACAAAAAAAAACAATCACAACAATAGACTTAATACTGCTAGCGATGTCCTACAGAGTCTTTTGACGGAAGGCAAGTCAGGTCTTGTAGAAGGATTTCAGAGATGGCGTCTTTGGCGCCAGTGGCCCCAGGTGGTTGGGTCAGAACTGGCCAAGACAACCAATCCCGTTGGATATCAGGGAGGAACCTTGATCATTTGGGTGGATCATCCAGCGCGAATTCAAGATCTTCATTATGTCAAAGACGTGCTCATCCAAAAAGTGAATGATCATTTAGGGCGACGATGGGTTTATTCGCTAAGATTCACGACCGATCGAAAATCCGTTCCTAGTATTGATGGCAGCGACGAGAATGTTCGGGCTTTTCTCTCGAAGCCATTTCGACCAGGCGAAGCAGATCGTGAATAA
- a CDS encoding sigma-54-dependent Fis family transcriptional regulator yields MDDRKTGLIQTADPRMKRILEIVESIASSRASVLIQGESGTGKELLARYIHALSPRASQRFSALNCAAVPEGLLESELFGHERGAFTGADSRRVGRFEMANHSTFLLDEISEMPLVLQAKLLRVIQEGEVERLGGAAPIKINVRILAATNRDLKDMVRRNQFREDLFYRLNAIPLVLPPLRERPKDIEFLSRWFIEISCRENGIPLKRIGAEASKKLQSWDWPGNVRELKNVIERSVLLSEDTELSPHSIMISDYQESRQEDRVQAGMTVSEMEKVLILKTLEHTGHNRTQAADLLGISIRTLRNKIREYRGCERTLNP; encoded by the coding sequence ATGGATGATCGAAAGACCGGACTGATTCAAACTGCTGATCCACGGATGAAACGAATATTAGAAATCGTCGAGAGTATCGCATCGAGCCGTGCTTCCGTATTAATTCAGGGAGAAAGTGGGACTGGCAAGGAGCTACTTGCTCGCTACATTCATGCGTTGAGTCCACGAGCCTCTCAGCGATTCTCGGCCCTGAATTGTGCGGCGGTACCCGAGGGACTTCTCGAAAGTGAGCTCTTTGGACATGAGAGGGGAGCGTTTACAGGCGCTGATTCACGGAGAGTGGGACGGTTTGAAATGGCCAATCACAGTACATTTTTGCTTGATGAAATCAGCGAAATGCCGCTGGTGCTCCAAGCAAAGCTCTTAAGGGTCATACAAGAGGGAGAAGTAGAGCGATTGGGTGGAGCAGCGCCGATCAAGATAAATGTTCGAATCCTTGCGGCCACCAATCGCGACTTGAAAGATATGGTTCGTCGAAATCAGTTTCGCGAGGATCTCTTCTATCGCCTCAACGCAATTCCTTTGGTGTTGCCTCCTCTTCGGGAGCGCCCAAAGGATATTGAATTTCTCAGTCGATGGTTTATTGAGATCTCCTGCCGTGAGAACGGTATTCCCCTTAAGCGTATTGGAGCCGAGGCGTCCAAAAAACTCCAGAGTTGGGATTGGCCAGGCAATGTCCGTGAACTGAAAAATGTCATAGAGCGATCTGTGTTGTTGAGCGAGGATACAGAATTATCTCCTCATTCCATAATGATTTCTGACTATCAGGAAAGTCGGCAAGAGGACAGAGTTCAGGCCGGGATGACTGTATCAGAAATGGAAAAGGTACTAATTTTGAAAACCCTTGAACACACGGGACATAATCGAACTCAGGCGGCAGATTTACTTGGGATTAGCATTCGGACTTTGAGAAACAAAATTAGGGAATACCGTGGATGCGAAAGGACTTTGAATCCGTGA
- the fliG gene encoding flagellar motor switch protein FliG produces MRLIKVEDIQFGNLRGFEKAAILLNYLGAEAAKTLFKHTEDAEIRKLLATMQKYRIVPVEVTKRVLEEYYEMVSETSEYIFSEKTTNKETVVDAVGEERARGILGHLNVNSPAQRQLESLEMVDAKSLSNFLINEHPQTIAVILAHLEPEKKGEVLKRLPETLQSEVVLRLANLDHVAPELIAEVDRVLKAELASVGTVEQAALGGVQPVAEMLNVMDKNTETAIMARIEEKDPILAEEIRKLMFVFEDIVKIDDRGIQTLLKEVPNDKLLLALKTANEEIRLKIFKNISQRAANLLKDDLSNLGPSRLSDVETAQVEIVNVARRLETEGKILIARGGSEDALV; encoded by the coding sequence GTGCGATTAATTAAAGTTGAGGATATTCAGTTCGGTAACCTTCGTGGATTTGAAAAAGCTGCCATATTACTCAACTATTTGGGTGCAGAAGCAGCAAAAACTCTCTTCAAGCACACTGAAGACGCTGAAATTCGAAAACTACTCGCGACCATGCAGAAGTACAGAATTGTGCCGGTGGAGGTGACTAAGCGTGTTCTTGAGGAATACTACGAGATGGTGAGTGAAACTTCAGAGTACATTTTCTCGGAAAAAACGACCAATAAGGAGACTGTTGTTGATGCAGTTGGAGAGGAACGTGCACGTGGAATATTAGGGCACTTGAATGTCAACTCTCCTGCTCAACGGCAGTTGGAAAGTTTGGAAATGGTAGATGCAAAATCTCTGTCTAACTTTCTTATCAATGAGCATCCACAGACGATTGCGGTGATTTTGGCTCATCTAGAGCCAGAAAAAAAGGGTGAGGTACTTAAGAGATTGCCTGAAACTCTGCAGTCTGAAGTGGTCTTGCGTTTGGCAAACCTGGATCATGTTGCTCCTGAACTTATTGCAGAAGTAGACCGCGTGCTCAAGGCCGAATTGGCAAGCGTAGGAACGGTTGAACAGGCTGCTCTTGGTGGGGTTCAGCCGGTTGCTGAAATGCTGAACGTTATGGATAAAAACACCGAGACAGCTATTATGGCAAGAATCGAAGAAAAAGATCCGATACTTGCCGAAGAAATTCGCAAACTCATGTTTGTGTTTGAGGACATTGTTAAAATCGACGATCGGGGCATTCAAACGCTTCTCAAGGAAGTTCCTAACGACAAACTATTGTTGGCTTTGAAGACTGCGAACGAGGAAATTCGGCTTAAAATCTTCAAAAATATTTCGCAGAGAGCTGCAAACCTTCTTAAAGATGATTTATCAAATTTGGGACCTTCTCGACTCTCCGATGTTGAAACGGCGCAAGTGGAGATTGTAAATGTGGCGAGAAGACTTGAAACCGAAGGTAAAATTCTTATTGCACGCGGTGGATCTGAAGATGCTCTTGTGTAA